In Candidatus Syntrophosphaera sp., the DNA window TTGAGCAGATGGTCGCCGCCAACGTTGTCACCACCAGAACAGTGCTGCGGGCTTTTAACCGCAGCCCCAAAGGCAGGCGCCTCGTCTTTATCAGCTCCCAGGCCGCTTCGCGCCCTTCCCGGGGCAGCGAGCAGGTCACGGAAGAGGATCCCTCCGCGCCGGTGGATTGGTATGGACGCAGCAAGCTTCTGGCCGAAAGGTTGATCAGGGCCGAATGCGTTAAGGAGTGGGTCATCCTGAGGCCGGTGCCTGTCTATGGCCCCGGAGAGCGTGATTTCTTCAAGATCTTCAAGGCTGTCAAGGCGGGCGTCACTTTCCGCATTGGCCGCAAGGAGCAGTACCTGAACCTGATCCACACCGACGAACTCTGCGTTCTGATGGGCTATTGCTGCGAACTGGAGCAGGCCGCGGGCCAGGTTTTCTTTGCCGCCGACGGCGAGGTTTATACCCATTCACGCTTCATGGCCAGCGTGGCCGAAATTCTGGGCGTCAAACCCCGCGACATCGTCATTCCGGTGCCGCTGGCCGTTATCGCCTTCCATACAGGGGAATTGTTCGAGCGGATAACCGGCCGCAGCACCCTCGTCAACAAGCAGAAGATGAAAGAATTGGTCAACGTCAACTGGGTCTGCAGCATCGACAAAGCCCGCAAAATCTTGGGCTGGCATCCCCAGCCGGACCTGGAGGGAAATCTGCGCAAGACCTTTGACTGGTATCGCCGCAAGGGCTGGTTGTGACTGGGAAATTAATGGCCCTGATCTGCCTTGGGCTGGCCTGCGTTGCCACACTAAGTGCCCAGGACACTGCTTTCCTGCTCAAAGGCGCAAGCCTCGTGCTGCCGGATAATTGGTCGCGCAGCTACGACCCGCCGGAAGTGCTGATCCGGGTCAAGGTTTTGCCGGACAGCAGCCTGGCCCTGGTCGAAGTGCTGGATGGCAAGAAAGAGCTGATCCCATTCCTGGCCGACCATCTCAGCATCCATAAATACCCTTTGGCGGATTCCCTCGGCATCAGCCAGGAATTCGACGCCCTGCTCGGCATCGAACAGCTTTTCGACCCTGGCGCCCAAGCAGTCCCTGCTGAGGATATCCTGCCGGAGATCGAGGCCTGGATCGCGAGGAGCAGGGAAGACCTCAATCACCGCCATCCGGAGCATGACCCCAGCCTGCTTAACGGTTTGAATTCCCTCCCCGAGGCTTACCGGGCCGGATATTTCTCCTACCGGAGGCCGGATGAGTTCGCCCCGCTCTCCATCAACGGCTTCCAACCCCATGCCTCCGCCTTTTCCCGTCCCGTTTTGGAAGATGGAGCCCGAAGCATCTATCACAGGCAGGATTCTGCTTTGGGCATCGCCTATGCCGATCAGGTTTATCCTTACCACGTGACCCTGAGCGATATTGAGGTGGGCATCGGCGATTATGAGCAGCTCACCGCCAGGGGCGCCGTGAAAAAGAACCAGCTCCTGGGAGTGGACGGCCTCTATTTGGGCCTGGATTTTCTGGTGCAGAGCGGATATTGGCTCCAGCAGGATTCCGGAAGAAACGCCGTCAAACTCTTCCTCAGCGCGCCGTTGGGCCGAACCAGACTTGAACTCGCTTTCGCGGACCAGATATCCGATCTTTCCATGCTGGACCTCAGGCCGGAATATTGGCAAACCCAGAACTTCCCTGTTGAAAGGCGCTACCGCACAGTTTACGCGGCTTGGAAGTCCCCCTGGGTCAATCTCGGGCTGTTCAACGAGAACAAAACCTCCCGTTCCCCTCTGTTCCATCAGACCCTGCATAACGACGCCCTGCAGCTCAAGGTCTGGCAAAGCTTCCTGCTCGGCGGTTTGGAACTGGCCCCTTCCTTTACACGCTTGTTCGCCCAGCGCAATTTCAGCCTGGCGAACCAGGATCCCGAAAACGTGGCTGGACTGGGCTTCAGATCAAGCCTTCCCCTCCTGGGCGGCGAAGTTCAGGCAGACCTGGTGGACCTCGAACTGCCGCGGATATCCGGGGACCTATTCCACGCCTGGGAAAAGTTCGATCTGGGCGGAGTTTTTCGCTTTACCAGTCACCCCTCCGTGGCGCAACTGAGCACCGAGGATATCTATCTTGAAGGAAGCAGCCTGCCCCGGGTGGAGGTCCGCGAAAACAGCAATTTGGGCGCCTATCTGCGCCATCGCTTCAACCAGTCTTCCAGCGCCGTCCTGACCTTGGGGCACAAGAACCTGAACTATCCGGGAGCCCTGGTCATTCCCACAACAGGGGAAAAAGCCAGCCTGAGCGGCGCCCGGGACTTCATCTATCTGAAGCTGGGCGGAAATCTCAGCCAGCGCATGAACGAATGGCAACTGGACTGGACTCCGTCGGTATCCTGGCGCGGCGAAGCCGAACTCTATGAAGAGCCGGTTTTCCAATACCAAAGCCACATCAATCTGACCCGCTTACTCCCCTATGGGAACGCTCTCTTTGCAGGATTTTCCCTCACCGGCCACAGCGCCTACCTGAGCTCCGATCCCCGCTTCTATGAGGTCGAAACCTCCGCCATCGCGGATATCTGGGCCGGAGTGCTCATCACCAACAGATTCGAACTGACCGTCTTTTACAAAAACCTTGCCGATACCTCCATCTACGGGGTCTATCCCCTGCCCGCCACGCTGCAGGCCTCCCTGCGCTGGTTTTTCCTGAACTGACGCATGAATTTTAAAGCCATCATCTTCGACCTGGACGGCACCCTCATCGACTCGATGGGCCTCTGGCGCAAGGTGGACCGCGATTTCCTGCACAAGCGCGGCATCGCCGTGCCCCGCGACCTCTTTGACAACCTGCCCAATGGCAACAGCTTCATCCGCACCGCTGAGTATTTCAGGGATCGCTTTGGACTTCCCGACTCTCCGGAAAGCATCATGCGGGAATGGACGGAGATGGTCGGCTGGCACTATGAGCATGACGTTAAACTGAAACCCGGCGCGAAGCGGTTGGTGGAAAAGCTGCACAGGCTGAACGTTCCGATCGGCCTGGGAACCAGCAATTCCGAGGACCTGGCCCAAAAAGCCCTCACCCAGAACGGCATCTGGCCCTATTTCCGCTCTGTGGTGACCGGCGACGAAACGATGCTGGGCAAGCCCTGGCCGGACATCTATCTCAAATGCGCGGCCGAACTCAAGGTGCCGGCTTCCCGATGCGCCGTGATCGAAGACACCCTCACCGGCGTGCAGGCAGCCAAGGCCGCCGGAATGACCGCCATCGCCATCTACGACGCGGACAGCGAGGATTTGCTGCCCCGCATCAAGGAATTGGCGGACCATTTTGTGGCCAACTACTCTGAACTGAGCGAGCTCTTACATTTATGAACAAACCCCTCTACATCGTTATCGGCGCCTATGGCAGCGGGAAAAGCGAATTTTCCATCCATCTGGCCCAAAGCCTCAACAAACCTGGCGAACAGGTCGTCCTCGCGGACATGGACGTGGTCAACCCCTATTTCCGTTCCCGCGACGTACGCGACGAATTTGCCGCCCTCGGCATCGAAGTCATCGCCCCCGAAGGCCAGTTCAAGCATGCCGACCTGCCCATGCTCTCGCCCCGCATCAAGGGCGCAATCGAAAATTATGGCCAGACCGTGGTCCTGGACGTGGGCGGCGATCCTGCCGGCTGCCGCACTTTGGGCCGCTTCGTGGACGCCCTGTCCGCCCGCGGCTTTGCCATGCTCTTTGTGGTCAACACTTTCCGCCCCTTCACCTCCAGCGTGGAGGAGGTCCTGCAAATGAAGGCCCAGCTGGAATTCGCCTCCAAGCTCAAGATCACGGAGTTTGTCTGCAACAACAACCTGATGGAGCACACCACCCCGGAGATCGTTGAGCAGGGCATCGCCATCCTGGATGAATGCAGCGCCAGAACCGGCCTGCCTTTCAAGCGCTATCTGGTGCTGGATTCCCACGCGGATATCGTTCCCGACGGCTTGGGCGGGAAACAGCGCCTGGTGATGGCCTACACCCTCAAAAAACCCTGGGAAGGACTGGCCCTGAAAGGGATCTGAGCTTTACCCCAAGATATTCCCTGGAGTCGAGCGGTACCCTGGAGTCGAGCGGCCTCCCTGGAGTCGAGCGGCCTCCCTGGAGTCGAGCGGCCTCCCTGGAGTCGAGCGGGGCGGCCTGTGACTTATCCTGTTCATATTCCAGGTTAAGCTTCCGCCCCGCATGGACTCCAGGATAGAAGCTAACGATGACCTGATGGGTATTGCAGGAAAGAAGCTAACGATGACCTGATAAATCTTGCTGGAGTCCATGCTCGTTCCTCGCTCGACTCCAGCGTGAGCGACTCCAGCGTGCCAGTGTTCCTTTTTTCCGCGCTTTTTCCCAGCTCACTTGCCACTCGCATACCACCCGTTTACCACCCGCCGAACGGGCGGTTACTCGGCGGGAGGCGGGCAAGAGGCGGGTGAATCAGGAAACAGGGGGGGGAGAGGCCTGGATCGGGTCTGGCGAAAATGGAAATTCAGGCAGGCATTAAAATATTCAAAATAGTCCTTGACAAGATCTCAAGATAATTTAAGTTGTAGTTGAGAATATCAAGGAGATGCCCATGAACATGACATCCTGCCCCATCTGCAAAGGCGAGCTGGTGATCCGGGAATACCTGTGTCCCTCTTGCAATGTGAGTTTCAGGGGCGAATTCAGCAATTCCTGGCTGGCCGGCTTGAGCCCGGAACAGCTGGAATTCGTCAAGCTGTTCATCATCGCCCAGGGCAACATTCGCGAGATGGAGAAGCGCCTGGGCATATCCTATCCCACGGTGAAGAACCGGCTGGCAGAGATCATCCGGGCCATCGCCAAAGGGGAAACGCCCAACTTGGATTTCAGCGACATCTTCAGCGATCTGGAGCAGGGCTTCATATCGGTGGAGGAGGCTGTTAACATGATTCAAACAAGGAGGAAATCATGAAAACCCAAAAGATCAAACTGGACTATGACTTCGCCGACGTGCAAAAGGTGAAGATCGTGAACAACATGTCCACCCTGCGCATCGGGGCTTCGGAGAGCGGCAAGATCGAGATCGAGGCCGCGCTCAGCCTGCAGGAGCCTTATGAAGACAAGAATTTCGAGGATTATTTCCACGTGCATCGGTCCGGCCAGGTGGTGGAGATCGAACTTGAGGAGATCGAAGAC includes these proteins:
- a CDS encoding NAD(P)-dependent oxidoreductase, encoding MRIAVTGANGFVGSNLANYFHTLGNDVLAIVRPHSDTSLLDPAIPVFRTDYGSEDELAEALAETEILIHNAGSLRTRTFEQMVAANVVTTRTVLRAFNRSPKGRRLVFISSQAASRPSRGSEQVTEEDPSAPVDWYGRSKLLAERLIRAECVKEWVILRPVPVYGPGERDFFKIFKAVKAGVTFRIGRKEQYLNLIHTDELCVLMGYCCELEQAAGQVFFAADGEVYTHSRFMASVAEILGVKPRDIVIPVPLAVIAFHTGELFERITGRSTLVNKQKMKELVNVNWVCSIDKARKILGWHPQPDLEGNLRKTFDWYRRKGWL
- a CDS encoding HAD family phosphatase produces the protein MNFKAIIFDLDGTLIDSMGLWRKVDRDFLHKRGIAVPRDLFDNLPNGNSFIRTAEYFRDRFGLPDSPESIMREWTEMVGWHYEHDVKLKPGAKRLVEKLHRLNVPIGLGTSNSEDLAQKALTQNGIWPYFRSVVTGDETMLGKPWPDIYLKCAAELKVPASRCAVIEDTLTGVQAAKAAGMTAIAIYDADSEDLLPRIKELADHFVANYSELSELLHL
- a CDS encoding ParA family protein — its product is MNKPLYIVIGAYGSGKSEFSIHLAQSLNKPGEQVVLADMDVVNPYFRSRDVRDEFAALGIEVIAPEGQFKHADLPMLSPRIKGAIENYGQTVVLDVGGDPAGCRTLGRFVDALSARGFAMLFVVNTFRPFTSSVEEVLQMKAQLEFASKLKITEFVCNNNLMEHTTPEIVEQGIAILDECSARTGLPFKRYLVLDSHADIVPDGLGGKQRLVMAYTLKKPWEGLALKGI
- a CDS encoding DUF2089 domain-containing protein, with translation MNMTSCPICKGELVIREYLCPSCNVSFRGEFSNSWLAGLSPEQLEFVKLFIIAQGNIREMEKRLGISYPTVKNRLAEIIRAIAKGETPNLDFSDIFSDLEQGFISVEEAVNMIQTRRKS